GCTTTAGCAGGTTGTAAGCATTTTTTGGTGAATCAGATTAGAAGCAGAGTGAAGCAAAAAGAGCAGATATTAGAAAATTTCCAATTAACCGCAGGCTTACATAATTACAAGTTGAAATTTTTAATCAATTGATTTTCAGTATTTTAACTTCCAAAAAGTCTATTGCCGTTGGTGTCAAAACCAAGATTTTGCAAATCAAGTAAGGTCATTTTGCACCTCCTTTTCGTTTGCCGGGTGGTTGGTCGGGTAGTTCGGTCATGCCTGCGAATTGCAGCCCTTTGATGATGTCGCTTTCGTCGGTTATTTGCTCGTAATCTGTTGTGTATTTCAGCCAAATACCTGTCTGATAGTCGCAAATGAACACTTCTTGAACGCCGTACTCCTCAAAATAGGCTTCCAGTTTGGATTTAGCGCGTTTCAGTCGTTTGGTGCGCTCTAATTCTACTACTATCAGGGGTTTGCGGCTTCCTTTTTTGCATATCATCAGGTCGGGTACAAGGCTGTCGGGGTCGCGCTCGTTGGCGGCTGCCTCTTGGTAGATTTCATACTTTGTAAAGCCGAATTGCAAGTAGAAGTTAATCAGAATGTTGCGGCTGATTTGTTTGTGTTCAAGGCTTGGGGTTGCCATTCCCAGCCCGCTCAGGTCATAGCCCATGTTTCACCTCCTCTTTTGCTTGGTTATATGACAATTTGCTGCCGGGTTTCATAAATAAAGTTGGTTGTGGTTTCATAATACATATTCAATTTTAAGGTTTAAAATGCCTGATTCTGCGCGGAGTTTTTGCAGGATTCTGCCCATATGTCGCAATCCTTCTTCTGTTTCTTCAAAATACCTGTAAAGTGCTTTGGTTGTTCTAATGGTGATTGTATCTTGTCGCAATTTGACAGGCTGCAATTGCGAAAGTTTGGCTAACAAACCTATTTTTCATCTATAAAAAATTTACCCAAGACTTATCACACGTGTAATAAAACCGCGAAAGCCAATAATTTTTTCAACCGTCGGTTTTCTACATTTGCCCTTCTAACGTTTATTTCCTTGAACCCAAGTATGTTATTCCAAAACAACTTTTTAACTATTACGCAATCCGATGATATTCAAGGCATTACTATCCAATGGCACACAGGCTCCGTTCGGATGAGTGATGATGAATTTCGGGAGAGTATCATCGGTATCAAAAATGCCATATTAACAGCCAAACCCCAAGCTATTTTTGCTGATACGCTTCACATGGAATATGCAATCGTTCCCGAATTGCAAGAGTGGCATAACGAGGTGGTTTTCCCGGCCATGACCTCGGTTAATGTAAATAAACTTGGCATTGTTGTCAGTCAAGATATTTTTACCCAAATATCAATTGAACAACTCATAGAAGACAGCATCAACAACGAAATAAAAGTAAGATATTTCAGCAGCCCTGAAGCGGCATTGGAATGGTTGCGCAACGAATAGCTACGCCAACTCATTTAAAAACTTTATACTCCCTGAATCCCTTTCTGATTTCCAAGAAAGACACCTTGATGACTGTATAGGCCGGAATAGCAGCCAACATTCCCAATACCCCTCCTATGGTAGCACCCGCAAAAACACTTATAAAAATTTCAAGCGGGTGCGCCTTTACACTTTTTGAAAAAATAATCGGCTGCAAAATAACATTATCGATTACCTGAGTGATGATAAAAGCCAACAGCAACTGTCCCAGTAAAAAAAGATAACCATTACCTTCCAATAATTCGGGCGGTGCAGTAGAAATACCAACAATTACTCCGAAAATAGTACCTATCAGAGGCCCCGCAAAAGGAATTACATTGGCAATTGCTGCAAAAATGCCAATTGTAACTGCATAGTTTACCCCCAGAAGAATTAAACTGAACGAAACAATCGTAAAAATAGAAATAATTTGTAACAGCAGCCCGAGCAGGTAGTTAGACAACAATCTTTCAATTTTATGAATGGCGCTGATACTGACTTCAAAATAGCGATTGGGAATCAGGGCGATTAGCTGTTTTCTAACTTTGCCTTTTTCAAAAAGGAGAAAAAAGGTGATAAAGAGTACGGCTAAAATTCCGATGAAAATATTACCTGTCGTCAGCAGCAAATCGTTAAGCACATTACCTAATTTGAATTGTGTAAATATTTCACCCAATTTTTCCTTAAATTGAATAATGAGGAAACCACGCGGCTGATTAACTATCTTTGAGTTAATCAAAAAATCTTCTACATGGGCTATTGGCAGGGATAGCTTATCGGAAAACTCATCATAAGGAATATTGGCAATAACGGCAGCTTGCTCATTAATCAGCGGCATAAATAGCAGTACGAACAATGCCAATACCCCTACCAAAATGCTGAACGAAATCAAAATTGCAATACTGCGCGGAATGCGCACACCCCTCACCTGAATTTGACTGATGGCATTGGTTGGCACTTTTAGGATGCCGGAAAGCACCATAGCGAGGATGATGTACATGACAATATCCGCAAAAATCCATGCGGCAGCCAGCAAGCCCGCCAGCAAGGCTATAAATCCCCAATTGATTTTCATTTGTGGCATATCCAAAAAAATTCGGCCTTCCGGCTACTATATGTTAAAAATAATCCAAAATTAGCGGTGTTGCCTATTTTGGAATATGCGAGCACAGAAAAAAAACTTGATAAGTGCAGACGAAGCATGGCAGGCTGTACAAGATGCGGCCCCTCCTGCTGCGGAAGAACTGACCTCTCTCAAAGATGCGACAGGAAAAATTCTGCGGCGGCCGGTGGTTGCCGACAGGGACTTCCCGCCGTTTGACAGAGTAACAATGGACGGCATTGTTATTTCGTACGAGGCCTTCGCACGAGGCAAAAGACAGTTTCGGATAGCACATACAACCATGGCAGGCACTGCACCGCCGCCCCTGCAAAATCCTGATGATTGTATAGAAATTATGACAGGTGCTCCTTTGCCCTTACATGCCGATACTGTTATTCGCTACGAAGACATTGATATTTCAGACGGGCGAATAGCTTCTTTAAAGCCTGATGCCACTGTCCAAAGGTATCAGAATGTTCATCGGAAGGGAAGCGATGCTGCAGCCAATCAGCAACTGATAGCCCCCGGCACTTTGTTGAAACCTGCACACATAGCCGTTGCAGCGGCTTGCGGTTATGCACAATTGTACACATCACGTATGCCGACGGCAATAGTTATCGGTACGGGCGACGAACTTGTCCCGATAGAATCCGCTCCGTTGCCGCATCAGATTAGGCAGTCTAATGCCCATATGCTGGCCGCAGCATTAGCCACCCATGGTATATCTGCACATACGAGCCACCTGCCCGACAATCCGCAAATAATTACAACCAATCTTGCTCATATTATCAGCAGCTACGACTTAATTATTATCAGTGGCGGAGTTTCGGCAGGCAAAGCGGACTATATACCCGACTTGCTTGAAAATCTGGGTGTTGAAATTGTTTTTCATGGTGTCAAACAAAAACCGGGGAAACCTCTGTTGTTTGGCCGGATGAAAACAAGCCCTGCCACTGTTTTTGCGCTCCCGGGTAATCCTGTATCGGCCTTTATGTGCCTGCAACGCTACGTAACGGCTTGGCTGCGAAAACATTTGTTGCAACAAGAACAACCCCTACTCTATGCCCGCCTGACTGATAATGTAACGTTCAGCCCTGCACTGACTTATTTTTTACAAGTGCATACGTACACCGACCGCGAGGGCATCTGTTGGGCAGAACCGGTAGCAGGCGGCGGCTCAGGAGACTTTGTGAATTTGTTGTCGGTAAACGGATTTCTTTTGCTGCCGCCGCATCAATCGCATTTTAAAAAAGGCGAAACCTATCCTTTGTTGCCTTTCTGATGTGGTTAAACAAAAAAAACGTATTTTAGTGCGCATGAAAACGCATAAAAAACGCCATTATGTCCAATAGTTCTAAGCTGTATCTGATTGCACTTGCCGCTGTTGTCCTTTCCGTAACGGGTTATTTTTTGGGCAACAATCCGCAAAGCACTTGGGATGAGTTGTTTCTGATAGTAATCATTGTCAATATTTTAACACTGTTGATTTTTACACATGTATGGTTTGTTGAGCCTATAAAAAAAATAGCTAATGCAGCCAAAAAAATAACCAATGGCGACTACAATATTCAATTTGATTATACCGGAAATCCGGATGTTGACCAGATTAGTTACGGCTTGAACACCACCACAAGTAGCATCAGTCGAGCACGCGAATTTATCGGACAAATAGGTGAAGGAAAATTAGATGCTGAATTTCAGACCACAGACAAAACAGCACTGGCCAAAGACCCCTTGGCACAGGCACTGCTGGCCATGAAAGAACAGTTAGTACTTATTGACCAAAAAGAACGACAGCGCAAATGGACAGCCGAGGGCGTAGCGCTTTTCGCCGAAATATTGCGAGCCAACCAGAAAAGCGAGGAGGAAATAGCCCGCGATATCATTACCAACATGGTTCGGTATATCAACGGCATTCAGGGCGCACTCTACATTCTCTCAGAAGACTATGAAGGCAACAGCATCCTGCAACTGTCTGCCGCTTTTGCCCTGTCGGAAGAGCGCCTTGCCAAACAACAACTGCTGCCCGGAGAAGGGCTCGTAGGGCAGGCTTTGTTAGAAAAACAACATTTCTATTTGGATAACCTCCCTGCCGAGTACACCCGCGTAGCGTCAGGTTTGGGCGAATCCGCTCCCCGATACCTGCTCATTGTGCCACTGAAAGCCAACGAATCGGCCTACGGTGTCATTGAAATAGCTTCCATGGAGCCCATAGAGAAGTATGTGATTGACTTTGTACTGCGGGTAAGCGAAAACATTGCGGCTACTGTAGCCACCGTTATCGCTAACCGTAAAAATGTCCGTTTGCTGGAAGAGGCACAAGCCATGACCGAGCAACTCCGCGCACAGGAAGAAGAAATGCGCCAAAATATGGAAGAACTGATGGCTACTCAGGAAGAAATGGCGCGCAGGCAAGCAGAACTGGAACGTTCGCGTGAGCAGTTGCAAAAAGCCAAAGAAGAACTGGAAGAAAATGAGCGCCAAATCCGCAAAGTAGCCGAAGAACAAAAAGAAATGATTGCGCAATTAGACATTCAGAAAAAGAAATTAGAAGCTAACGAAACAGTACTCAAAAAAGCATATGATAAAATGCGCCAAAATCAGGAAGATGCCGACAAAAAACGCAGGGAAATAGAAGAAGTCAATAGGCAACTGATGGCGCAAAAAACCAAAATAGAGGCCAATGAAATCATTTTGAAGAAATCATACGAAAAAATGCGCCAGCAACAGAAGGAATTTAAAGCCAAAGAAACAGAATTGATACTGAAAAGTACAATCAATCGGGCGCTGATTAATACAATGGAAGGTTTCTATTACGTTTGTGATGCAACCAAAGACTACCGCGCAAGCATTATTGAAGGCAATATACAGCAGCTTACCGGCTATCAGCCCGAACAAGTGCTCAGCAATGAAATTCCCTTGGGCAAACTCATTCATCCCGACTACAAAAACTATGTAGATACAGAAGTTGAAAAGGCCATTAACGACCGCAAGAGCTACATTTTGGAGTATGATATGCTCATTGCCGACGGAAAAACCAGAAAAGTCTGGGAAAAAGGATTTCCCGTATTTGACGACAAGGAAGAACTCAGCCACCTGATAGGCTTTATTATTGACTATGAATTAGCCAAAAAACTTAAACTCAACGCTGCCTAACAATGAATGAGCAGAACGATATTTTTTATGAACTCTTATTCTCTCAACCTCTTTACCTGATACCGGACAAACATGAGATGCCGCGGGCTGATGAGCGCATACAGTCATCTGTTTTGGTTGTAGTAACCAACCTGCCACTTGCCCCCGCAGAAGAAGAGTTGCTGCAAAAAATCCTGCAAGCCGCTAAAATCAATCCGGCGCAGGTTGATAAAATGCCTGTTGCGGACTATCGCGCAGAAGAAAACAGCAACAGAAAGCATATCCTGTTTTTTGTAAAACCCGACCGATTGCCCAAAGAATTAGCTGTTTTTGGCATATACCGCGCCGCACCTGCTTATGAAAAAGCGCACGTAATCATTGCCAACGACTTAGCTACGCTTGCCACCGACACCGCAGGCAAAAAACAATTATGGGAACTTCTCAAACAAACCTTCCTGCAATGAAAAAATTCACAAAAGTAACCAAAAATCTATTGCCCGTCCTTGCCGCCGTTGCATTTGCGGGCTGCCAATCTAAGCAACCCTCAGAGATGGAAAACCAAACGCTGCCACCGGCACCTGTTGCCAAAATTATCCCCAAAGAACTGACTGCACACGGCCACACTCGTATTGACAACTACTATTGGCTCAATAACAGGGAAGATACCGCTGTCATTAATTACCTAAAAGCCGAAAATGAATATTTGGATGCCGTAATGGCTCCTACCGCTGCCTTACAGGAAAAACTTTTCAATGAAATGAAAAGCCGAATCAAAGAACAAGACGAGTCTGTACCTTACTTACTGCGAGGTTATCACTACATCACCCGCTACGAGCAAGGCGGTGAATACCCGATTTATACCCGCAAAAAAGGGACATTAGAAGCCCCCGAAGAGGTAATGCTGAACGTCAATGAAATGGCCAAAGGACATGCCTACTATCAGGTCGGAGGGCTGAAAGTAAGCGATGACAATCGCCTGCTTGCCTACGGCGTAGATACCGTCAGTCGCCGCATTTACACCCTGTATTTCAAGGACTTGCAAACCGGAGAAACACTCAAAGACGTAATTGCCAACACTACGGGCAACATTGCATGGGCTGCCGACAATAAAACCGTGTTCTACTCCCGCCAAGATTTGCAAACCCTGCGCTCCTACCAAATCTGGAAGCACGTAATCGGCACCAATCCCCAAGAAGACCAACTGATTTACGAAGAAAAAGACGAGACATTCAGTGTGGGCGTATATCGGTCAAAATCAGACAAATACCTGTTTATCTACTCCGGCAGCATACTGACTACCGAAGCCCGTTTTCTGGATGCTGCACAGCCTAACGGCAAATTCACGGTATTTCTGCCGCGCGAGCGCGGACACGAGTACAGCATAGACCATGCGGGCAATAAATTTTACATTCGTACCAACTGGCAGGCAGAAAATTTCCGCGTCATGGAAGCAGACGAAAAAGCCGTTGGCAACAAACAAGCATGGAAAGAACTCATTCCGCACCGCACCGATGTATTTGTAGAAAGTTTTGACGTTTTTAAAGACCATTTGGTCATAGAAGAGCGCAAAGAAGGCTTGATTCACTTGCGGATACGCCCTTGGGCAAACCCCGCTGCCGAGTATTACGTGGACTTTGGCGAACCAACCTATACCGCCGGCTTGGGCAGCAACCCCGAATTTAACACTACCGTACTGCGCTACGGCTATACCTCACTCACCACGCCCAACTCCACCTATGACTACGACATGGCAACCAAAACCAAGAAACTGCTCAAACAACAGGAGGTTTTGGGCGGCTTCAAAAGTGAGGACTATCAGTCGGAAAGGCTCTACGCCACAGCCCGCGACGGTGTAAAAGTTCCCATTTCAATTGTGTACAAAAAAGGTTTTAAGAAAGACGGCAAAGCGCCTCTGCTGCTCTATGCTTACGGCTCTTACGGCTACTCAACGGACGCTTATTTCAGTTCAAGTCGCCTGAGCCTGCTCGACCGCGGCTTTGCCTTTGCCATCGCACACATTCGCGGCGGGCAAGAAATGGGCAGACAATGGTATGAAAACGGCAAACTGCTCAAAAAGAAAAATACCTTCTACGATTTCATTGATTGCGGCAAATATCTGATAGCCGAAAAATACACTTCGCCCGAGCATTTGTATGCCAACGGCGGCAGTGCGGGCGGTTTGCTGATGGGTGCAGTTGCCAACATGGCTCCCGAACTGTTCAAAGGTATCGTAGCCGATGTGCCTTTTGTGGATGTAGTAACCACCATGCTGGATGACTCCATCCCACTTACCACAGGCGAGTATGACGAGTGGGGCAACCCGAACGACAAAACTTACTACGACTACATGCTCAGCTATTCACCCTACGATAACGTAGAGAAAAAAGCCTACCCGAATTTGTTGGTAACAACAGGCTTGCACGATTCGCAAGTGCAATACTGGGAACCGGCCAAGTGGGTAGCCAAACTCCGCGCCACGAAGACCGACAACAACTTGCTGCTGCTCAAAACCAACATGGAAGCAGGGCATATCGGCGCTTCGGGCAGATTTGCGCCTTTGAAAGAGGTAGCGCTGGAATATGCATTCTACCTTTATCTAGAAGGCATCAAAGAGTAAATACAGGTGAACAACCGATATTTTAACAATCTGAAAACGAAAACAACTATGACAAACTACAATCGCAAAATGCGCATGGGGATGGTTGGCGGAGGCATTGGTGCTTTCATTGGTGCGGTGCATCGCATGGCAGCCGCCCTTGACGGTGAAATAGAGCTTGTTTGCGGCGCTTTCAGCAGCGACCCCGAAAAATCGCGACTCTCCGGCGCACAGCTCTACCTGCCGCCGGAACGTGTCTACGGTAGCTATGAGGAAATGATTCTCAAAGAAAAAACGCTGCCGATAGGCGAACGTATGGATTTTGTGGCCATCGTAACGCCTAATCACATGCACTTCCCCCCTGCCAAAATGGCATTAGAAAACGGTTTTGATGTCGTTTGCGACAAACCCGTAACCTTTAACCTGACTGAGGCCAAAGAGTTGGCGGAAATCGTGCAAAAAAGCGGGCGACTGTTTGCCCTTACGCACAACTACACCGGCTATCCGATGGTGAAAGAAGCGCGCGAGATTGTTCGCAGCGGGCGCATCGGGAAAGTACGCAAAGTAGTGGTAGAGTATCCGCAAGGCTGGCTGGCAACTCTTGTGGAAGCCACCGGCAGCAAGCAGGCATCGTGGCGCACCGACCCAACCAAATCGGGTGCAGCGGGCTGCATCGGCGATATCGGTACTCACGCCGAAAACCTCGCCGAATACATCACCGGCCTGCAAATCACCGAACTTTGCGCCGATATCACCGCCTTTGTTCCCGGACGGAAGTTGGATGACGACGGCAACATATTGCTGCGATTCAACAACGGCGCAAAAGGCATTCTGCAAGCAAGTCAGATTTGCGTAGGCGAAGAAAACAACCTCAACATCCGCGTGTATGG
The Rhodoflexus caldus genome window above contains:
- a CDS encoding Uma2 family endonuclease; the encoded protein is MGYDLSGLGMATPSLEHKQISRNILINFYLQFGFTKYEIYQEAAANERDPDSLVPDLMICKKGSRKPLIVVELERTKRLKRAKSKLEAYFEEYGVQEVFICDYQTGIWLKYTTDYEQITDESDIIKGLQFAGMTELPDQPPGKRKGGAK
- a CDS encoding AI-2E family transporter, producing MPQMKINWGFIALLAGLLAAAWIFADIVMYIILAMVLSGILKVPTNAISQIQVRGVRIPRSIAILISFSILVGVLALFVLLFMPLINEQAAVIANIPYDEFSDKLSLPIAHVEDFLINSKIVNQPRGFLIIQFKEKLGEIFTQFKLGNVLNDLLLTTGNIFIGILAVLFITFFLLFEKGKVRKQLIALIPNRYFEVSISAIHKIERLLSNYLLGLLLQIISIFTIVSFSLILLGVNYAVTIGIFAAIANVIPFAGPLIGTIFGVIVGISTAPPELLEGNGYLFLLGQLLLAFIITQVIDNVILQPIIFSKSVKAHPLEIFISVFAGATIGGVLGMLAAIPAYTVIKVSFLEIRKGFREYKVFK
- a CDS encoding molybdopterin molybdotransferase MoeA; its protein translation is MRAQKKNLISADEAWQAVQDAAPPAAEELTSLKDATGKILRRPVVADRDFPPFDRVTMDGIVISYEAFARGKRQFRIAHTTMAGTAPPPLQNPDDCIEIMTGAPLPLHADTVIRYEDIDISDGRIASLKPDATVQRYQNVHRKGSDAAANQQLIAPGTLLKPAHIAVAAACGYAQLYTSRMPTAIVIGTGDELVPIESAPLPHQIRQSNAHMLAAALATHGISAHTSHLPDNPQIITTNLAHIISSYDLIIISGGVSAGKADYIPDLLENLGVEIVFHGVKQKPGKPLLFGRMKTSPATVFALPGNPVSAFMCLQRYVTAWLRKHLLQQEQPLLYARLTDNVTFSPALTYFLQVHTYTDREGICWAEPVAGGGSGDFVNLLSVNGFLLLPPHQSHFKKGETYPLLPF
- a CDS encoding PAS domain-containing protein, with amino-acid sequence MSNSSKLYLIALAAVVLSVTGYFLGNNPQSTWDELFLIVIIVNILTLLIFTHVWFVEPIKKIANAAKKITNGDYNIQFDYTGNPDVDQISYGLNTTTSSISRAREFIGQIGEGKLDAEFQTTDKTALAKDPLAQALLAMKEQLVLIDQKERQRKWTAEGVALFAEILRANQKSEEEIARDIITNMVRYINGIQGALYILSEDYEGNSILQLSAAFALSEERLAKQQLLPGEGLVGQALLEKQHFYLDNLPAEYTRVASGLGESAPRYLLIVPLKANESAYGVIEIASMEPIEKYVIDFVLRVSENIAATVATVIANRKNVRLLEEAQAMTEQLRAQEEEMRQNMEELMATQEEMARRQAELERSREQLQKAKEELEENERQIRKVAEEQKEMIAQLDIQKKKLEANETVLKKAYDKMRQNQEDADKKRREIEEVNRQLMAQKTKIEANEIILKKSYEKMRQQQKEFKAKETELILKSTINRALINTMEGFYYVCDATKDYRASIIEGNIQQLTGYQPEQVLSNEIPLGKLIHPDYKNYVDTEVEKAINDRKSYILEYDMLIADGKTRKVWEKGFPVFDDKEELSHLIGFIIDYELAKKLKLNAA
- a CDS encoding DNA polymerase III subunit psi, with protein sequence MNEQNDIFYELLFSQPLYLIPDKHEMPRADERIQSSVLVVVTNLPLAPAEEELLQKILQAAKINPAQVDKMPVADYRAEENSNRKHILFFVKPDRLPKELAVFGIYRAAPAYEKAHVIIANDLATLATDTAGKKQLWELLKQTFLQ
- a CDS encoding S9 family peptidase, producing MKKFTKVTKNLLPVLAAVAFAGCQSKQPSEMENQTLPPAPVAKIIPKELTAHGHTRIDNYYWLNNREDTAVINYLKAENEYLDAVMAPTAALQEKLFNEMKSRIKEQDESVPYLLRGYHYITRYEQGGEYPIYTRKKGTLEAPEEVMLNVNEMAKGHAYYQVGGLKVSDDNRLLAYGVDTVSRRIYTLYFKDLQTGETLKDVIANTTGNIAWAADNKTVFYSRQDLQTLRSYQIWKHVIGTNPQEDQLIYEEKDETFSVGVYRSKSDKYLFIYSGSILTTEARFLDAAQPNGKFTVFLPRERGHEYSIDHAGNKFYIRTNWQAENFRVMEADEKAVGNKQAWKELIPHRTDVFVESFDVFKDHLVIEERKEGLIHLRIRPWANPAAEYYVDFGEPTYTAGLGSNPEFNTTVLRYGYTSLTTPNSTYDYDMATKTKKLLKQQEVLGGFKSEDYQSERLYATARDGVKVPISIVYKKGFKKDGKAPLLLYAYGSYGYSTDAYFSSSRLSLLDRGFAFAIAHIRGGQEMGRQWYENGKLLKKKNTFYDFIDCGKYLIAEKYTSPEHLYANGGSAGGLLMGAVANMAPELFKGIVADVPFVDVVTTMLDDSIPLTTGEYDEWGNPNDKTYYDYMLSYSPYDNVEKKAYPNLLVTTGLHDSQVQYWEPAKWVAKLRATKTDNNLLLLKTNMEAGHIGASGRFAPLKEVALEYAFYLYLEGIKE
- a CDS encoding Gfo/Idh/MocA family protein, whose protein sequence is MGMVGGGIGAFIGAVHRMAAALDGEIELVCGAFSSDPEKSRLSGAQLYLPPERVYGSYEEMILKEKTLPIGERMDFVAIVTPNHMHFPPAKMALENGFDVVCDKPVTFNLTEAKELAEIVQKSGRLFALTHNYTGYPMVKEAREIVRSGRIGKVRKVVVEYPQGWLATLVEATGSKQASWRTDPTKSGAAGCIGDIGTHAENLAEYITGLQITELCADITAFVPGRKLDDDGNILLRFNNGAKGILQASQICVGEENNLNIRVYGETGGIWWHQMEPNTLELTLIDQPKQLIRTGVGQLSAAAQAHTRIPAGHPEGYLEAFANIYRNFARTLRSRLKGETPDPLYTDFPTIEDGVRGMAFIEAVVAASASNEKWYPFAK